From Cannabis sativa cultivar Pink pepper isolate KNU-18-1 chromosome 8, ASM2916894v1, whole genome shotgun sequence, a single genomic window includes:
- the LOC115698609 gene encoding protein FAR1-RELATED SEQUENCE 5 yields MEEVEEQSKEMADSYVGIEEVLNEYCVADVVEAPLRLPTLGMEFSSEDDARNFYNAYAKEIGFSVRVNSYYRSKKDNSIISREFCCSKEGFRRDRRAKRKGSGSDLDTVCNGVKRRRCRPITREGCKAVMTVRKRDDGKWFVAKLEKEHNHELVTPTMRQFLRSHKLECDQNKSLSDSIGSPTLSISSSLNGLADEDGNSFGKMSFSNVNYIGRGRLSSFGIDAQSLLGFFKTMQANDSSFYYAIQVDEEDRLSSVFWVDTRSRIAYSCFSDVVAFDTTYQVNQYKMPFAPFTGVNHHKQSMLFGCALLADETESTFIWLFTTWLEAMSGRQPGLIITDYDSTIGKAVQQVFPHSKHRYCKWHIMSKMPKEMGLVYGALPRTFQMEFEKCVNKNESPDEFESTWEGLLDKYNLRGNDWLQSLYIDRKLWVPILVRDTFFAGMYGAQRSGSVNSLFHGYVNAGTTLQDFAEQYEKALNDQYEKEAKAEFETFYTKPVLKTPLPVEKQAAELYTRKMFSMFQDEVFESLVLAVKLYGDEEGITRYEVARFDERHKVYAVEFRVNKQIATCDCKMFEFEGIICRHVLAVFKITNVFMLPQHYILKRWTRSAKDEAVSDEFSRFGNQSSSHKGKNLQYNILYQEAIKCAEEGMASDHIFKVALNALREARIKIVGAKKNAIHTPKLETMVSSPSKQDDNNTKITVR; encoded by the coding sequence ATGGAAGAGGTAGAGGAACAATCTAAAGAAATGGCGGATTCTTATGTGGGCATTGAAGAAGTACTCAATGAGTATTGTGTTGCGGATGTTGTTGAAGCTCCATTACGATTACCCACTTTGGGTATGGAGTTTAGCTCTGAAGATGATGCTAGAAACTTTTACAATGCCTATGCTAAGGAGATAGGTTTTAGTGTCCGTGTCAACTCATATTATCGGTCAAAAAAGGATAATTCAATCATATCCCGGGAGTTTTGTTGTTCTAAAGAAGGTTTTCGTCGAGATAGAAGAGCGAAGAGGAAGGGTTCGGGTTCGGATTTGGATACAGTTTGTAATGGTGTTAAAAGGAGGCGTTGTAGGCCTATCACTAGGGAAGGTTGCAAGGCAGTGATGACTGTGAGAAAACGAGATGATGGGAAATGGTTTGTGGCAAAATTAGAGAAAGAGCATAACCATGAGCTAGTCACTCCAACAATGAGGCAATTTCTAAGGTCGCATAAGCTTGAATGTGATCAGAACAAGAGCTTAAGTGACTCTATTGGGTCTCCTACATTGAGCATAAGTAGTTCTTTGAATGGTTTGGCTGATGAGGATGGTAACAGCTTTGGCAAAATGTCATTTTCCAATGTTAACTACATTGGAAGAGGAAGGCTGAGCTCTTTTGGTATAGATGCCCAAAGTCTACTTGGGTTTTTTAAGACTATGCAAGCTAATGATTCTTCATTTTATTATGCCATTCAGGTTGATGAAGAGGATAGGCTAAGCAGTGTGTTCTGGGTTGACACAAGATCTAGAATTGCTTATAGTTGCTTCTCTGATGTTGTAGCCTTTGATACAACTTATCAAGTAAATCAATATAAAATGCCCTTTGCTCCTTTTACAGGGGTAAATCATCACAAACAGTCTATGTTGTTTGGTTGTGCTTTGCTTGCTGATGAGACTGAATCCACTTTCATTTGGCTCTTCACTACTTGGCTTGAAGCAATGTCTGGACGCCAACCTGGTTTGATTATTACTGATTATGACTCAACTATTGGTAAAGCAGTACAACAAGTTTTCCCACACTCAAAACACCGGTATTGCAAGTGGCATATCATGAGCAAAATGCCCAAGGAAATGGGACTGGTTTATGGTGCACTCCCAAGGACCTTTCAAATGGAGTTTGAGAAGTGTGTTAATAAGAATGAGTCACCTGATGAATTTGAATCAACTTGGGAAGGGCTTCTTGACAAATACAATCTTAGGGGAAATGATTGGCTTCAATCGCTTTACATCGACCGCAAATTGTGGGTTCCCATCCTTGTAAGGGACACATTCTTTGCAGGCATGTATGGTGCTCAGAGAAGTGGGAGTGTCAATTCACTTTTTCATGGCTACGTGAATGCAGGGACTACCTTACAAGATTTTGCAGAACAATATGAAAAGGCTCTAAATGACCAATATGAGAAAGAAGCAAAGGCAGAGTTTGAAACATTTTATACTAAACCAGTTTTGAAAACCCCATTGCCAGTGGAAAAACAAGCAGCAGAACTGTACACAAGAAAAATGTTCTCCATGTTTCAGGATGAAGTTTTCGAGTCTCTTGTGCTTGCTGTGAAATTATATGGAGACGAGGAAGGAATCACCAGATACGAGGTAGCTAGATTTGATGAAAGACATAAAGTTTATGCTGTCGAATTCAGAGTTAACAAGCAAATTGCCACTTGTGATTGCAAGATGTTTGAGTTTGAAGGGATCATATGCAGACATGTTCTTGCAGTATTCAAAATAACAAATGTGTTTATGCTTCCACAACATTATATCTTAAAGAGGTGGACAAGAAGTGCCAAAGATGAGGCTGTTTCGGATGAATTTTCAAGGTTTGGCAATCAGAGTAGTTCTCATAAAGGCAAGAATTTGCAGTACAATATTTTGTATCAGGAAGCCATTAAATGTGCAGAGGAAGGTATGGCTTCTGACCATATTTTCAAGGTGGCATTAAACGCCTTAAGGGAAGCTAGGATTAAAATTGTTGGGGCCAAGAAAAATGCCATTCACACCCCAAAACTAGAAACAATGGTCAGCAGCCCAAGTAAGCAAGACGATAATAATACCAAGATTACAGTCAGATAA
- the LOC115700460 gene encoding alpha-1,4 glucan phosphorylase L isozyme, chloroplastic/amyloplastic, giving the protein MATSQFSASCSRTRPFPHYESRSRLIDFTCRSSKSKLFFTRSLNRKQSRRSFSVKSVSSEPTQKLKDPIADEEASTTLSSLTTDAASVASSIKYHAEFTPSFSPERLDLPKAYFATAQSVRDSLIINWNATYDYYEKLNVKQAYYLSMEFLQGRALLNAVGNLELRGAYAEALNKLGHKLEEIASQEPDAALGNGGLGRLASCFLDSLATLNYPAWGYGLRYRYGLFKQLITKDGQEEIAEDWLESGNPWEIVRNDVSYPVKFYGKVVTGSDGIRHWIGGEDIKAVAHDVPIPGYQTKTTINLRLWSTKAPSEDFDLNAFNSGEHTKAYEALGNAEKICYVLYPGDESIEGKVLRLKQQYTLCSASLQDIIARFERRSGASVNWEEFPEKVAVQMNDTHPTLCIPELMRILIDLKGLSWKDAWNITQRTVAYTNHTVLPEALEKWSFELMQKLLPRHIEIIQMIDEEVIGTIISEYGTADYDLLEKKLKEMRILENVDYPEAYADILVKPKEIEPVEEVEIENVEKVESLDEEDKLGEESPDEKEQVLPEPVPEPPKLVRMANLCVVGGHAVNGVAEIHSEIVKEEVFNSFYQLWPEKFQNKTNGVTPRRWIRFCNPDLSEIITKWIGTEEWVLDTEKLADLRKFADNEDLHSQWRAAKRNNKLKVVSLIKERTGYSVSPDALFDVQVKRIHEYKRQLLNILGIVYRYKKMKEMTASERKEMFVPRVCIFGGKAFATYVQAKRIVKFITDVGATINHDPEIGDLLKVIFVPDYNVSVAELLIPASELSQHISTAGMEASGTSNMKFSMNGCILIGTLDGANVEIREEVGEDNFFLFGAKAHEIADLRKERAEGKFVPDPRFEEVKEFVRSGVFGPYNYDEMIGSLEGNEGYGRADYFLVGKDFPSYLECQDKVDEAYRDQKKWTRMSILNTAGSYKFSSDRTIHEYAKDIWNIQPLELP; this is encoded by the exons ATGGCGACATCGCAATTCTCAGCCAGTTGTAGTAGAACAAGGCCATTTCCTCACTACGAATCTCGCTCCAGATTGATCGATTTCACATGCAGAAGCAGCAAATCGAAGCTGTTTTTTACCAGGTCACTGAATCGAAAGCAATCGAGGCGGTCATTCTCCGTGAAGAGCGTTTCCAGTGAGCCGACGCAGAAATTGAAGGATCCGATTGCCGATGAAG AAGCTTCGACCACACTCAGCTCACTCACAACTGATGCTGCATCTGTCGCTTCAAGTATAAAATATCATGCAGAGTTCACCCCATCATTTTCTCCTGAGCGACTTGATCTTCCTAAGGCTTACTTTGCCACTGCCCAAAGTGTTCGTGATTCTCTCATTATTAACTGGAATGCAACATATGACTATTATGAGAAGTTGAATGTGAAGCAGGCATATTATTTGTCAATGGAGTTTCTCCAG GGTAGAGCTCTGTTAAACGCAGTTGGTAATTTAGAGCTCCGTGGTGCTTATGCAGAGGCTTTGAATAAGCTTGGACACAAATTAGAAGAGATAGCTTCCCAG GAGCCAGATGCTGCACTCGGAAATGGGGGCCTTGGACGGTTGGCATCTTGCTTTTTGGATTCATTAGCAACTCTCAATTACCCGGCATGGGGTTATGGCCTTAGATACAGATATGGTTTATTTAAACAGCTGATTACAAAAGATGGCCAAGAAGAAATTGCTGAGGATTGGCTTGAA TCGGGCAATCCATGGGAAATTGTAAGAAATGATGTCTCCTATCCTGTTAAATTTTACGGCAAGGTTGTTACTGGATCAGATGGTATAAGACACTGGATTGGAGGAGAAGACATAAAAGCTGTTGCACATGATGTTCCGATACCAGGATACCAAACTAAAACCACAATTAATCTCCGCCTTTGGTCAACCAAAGCTCCATCCGAAGATTTTGATTTGAACGCCTTTAATTCTGGGGAGCATACCAAAGCATATGAAGCCCTTGGAAACGCTGAAAAA ATTTGTTATGTACTCTACCCTGGGGATGAGTCAATTGAAGGAAAAGTCCTTCGTCTGAAACAGCAATATACATTATGTTCAGCTTCTCTTCAAGACATTATTGCACGCTTTGAGAGAAGATCTGGAGCATCTGTAAACTGGGAAGAATTCCCTGAGAAGGTTGCAGTTCAGATGAATGATACTCACCCAACTCTCTGCATTCCTGAGCTGATGCGAATTTTGATTGATTTGAAAGGTTTAAGCTGGAAGGATGCCTGGAATATTACTCAAAG AACTGTGGCATACACAAATCATACTGTTCTTCCTGAGGCATTGGAGAAATGGAGCTTTGAACTTATGCAAAAGCTTCTACCTCGACATATTGAGATCATACAAATGATAGATGAGGAG GTTATTGGAACCATAATTTCGGAGTACGGTACAGCAGATTATGATTTGTTAGAAAAGAAACTGAAAGAAATGAGGATATTAGAAAATGTGGATTATCCTGAGGCCTATGCGGATATACTTGTTAAACCCAAAGAAATTGAACCTGTTGAAGAAGTTGAAATTGAAAATGTTGAAAAAGTCGAATCTCTTGATGAAGAAGACAAACTTGGAGAGGAAAGCCCTGATGAGAAAGAACAGGTGTTACCGGAGCCGGTACCAGAACCGCCAAAGCTTGTTCGTATGGCCAATCTCTGTGTTGTGGGTGGTCATGCAGTAAATGGTGTCGCTGAGATACATAGTGAAATAGTCAAGGAAGAAGTTTTCAATTCATTTTATCAG TTATGGCCGGAGAAGTTTCAGAATAAAACAAATGGGGTAACCCCAAGAAGATGGATCCGGTTTTGCAATCCAGATTTGAGTGaaataataactaaatggaTTGGCACAGAAGAATGGGTCCTAGATACTGAAAAATTGGCAGATCTACGTAAG TTCGCAGATAATGAGGATCTTCACAGCCAGTGGAGGGCAGCTAAAAGGAACAATAAGTTGAAGGTTGTGTCACTGATCAAGGAGAGAACGGGGTACTCTGTCAGCCCTGATGCTTTGTTTGACGTTCAG GTGAAGCGCATTCACGAATATAAGAGACAGCTTTTAAATATCTTGGGAATTGTTTATCGCTACAAGAAGATGAAAGAAATGACTGCTTCAGAAAGAAAAGAAATGTTTGTTCCCCGAGTATGtatttttggaggaaaagcaTTTGCAACATATGTTCAGGCAAAAAGAATTGTGAAGTTTATCACAGATGTTGGCGCTACTATAAATCATGATCCTGAAATTGGTGACCTATTGAAG GTTATCTTCGTCCCGGATTATAATGTTAGTGTTGCTGAATTGCTAATACCCGCAAGTGAGCTCTCACAGCACATTAG TACTGCTGGAATGGAAGCCAGTGGAACCAGCAACATGAAGTTTTCCATGAACGGCTGTATCCTGATTGGAACTTTGGATGGGGCCAATGTTGAAATAAGAGAAGAGGTTGGTGAAGATAACTTTTTCCTCTTTGGTGCAAAGGCTCACGAGATTGCTGATCTCCGAAAAGAAAGAGCTGAAGGAAAG TTTGTTCCGGACCCACGTTTCGAAGAAGTGAAAGAATTCGTGAGAAGCGGTGTATTCGGGCCTTACAACTATGATGAAATGATTGGATCCTTGGAAGGAAATGAAGGTTATGGCCGTGCGGACTATTTCCTGGTGGGCAAGGACTTCCCCAGTTACTTAGAATGCCAAGATAAAGTTGATGAGGCATACCGTGACCAGAAG AAATGGACAAGAATGTCAATCCTCAACACAGCTGGCTCATACAAGTTCAGCAGTGACAGAACCATTCATGAATACGCCAAGGACATATGGAACATTCAGCCACTCGAATTACCATAG
- the LOC115700461 gene encoding small ribosomal subunit protein uS13c — protein MAQTLAMPVAPSLAVICNGRPTNTLSNRLSFPIATPPKIGGLSVKCARVGGVEIPNNKRIEFSLQYIHGIGRTRARKILNDLSIENKLTKDFSEEELIVIRDEVSKYMIEGDLRRFNALAIRRLKEIQCYRGVRHIQGLPCRGQRTKNNCRTLKGKKVAIAGKKKAPR, from the exons ATGGCACAAACGCTGGCTATGCCTGTGGCGCCCTCTCTTGCTGTAATCTGCAATGGCCGACCTACTAACACTCTCTCCAACCGCCTCTCCTTCCCCATTGCTACCCCACCCAAG ATTGGTGGTCTAAGCGTGAAATGTGCTCGTGTTGGAGGGGTTGAGATTCCGAACAACAAGCGGATTGAGTTCTCTCTCCAATACATTCATGGAATTGGTCGAACCCGAGCTCGCAAAATTCTTAATGACCTTAGCATAGAAAACAAATTGACCAAAGACTTTTCTGAAGAAGAACTTATCGTTATTAGAGATGAAGTCTCAAAGTACATGATTGAGGGAGATTTG AGACGTTTCAATGCTTTGGCTATAAGGAGACTCAAGGAAATTCAGTGCTATAGAGGAGTACGCCACATTCAAGGCTTGCCTTGCAGAGGTCAGCGCACCAAGAACAATTGTAGAACTTTGAAGGGTAAGAAAGTAGCCATTGCTGGAAAGAAAAAGGCCCCTCGTTAA
- the LOC115700559 gene encoding BAG family molecular chaperone regulator 8, chloroplastic: MAAHHHHHPPPPPQCCGCSSGYGCSSNCDCNTTHFNQPHHCYPSSSSSIDSHPLLQVIASHVLQSTTASAQQQQLYSHYPKSRTQNRKIHDQSRHSKQRLSQQEPEPEETHLLISSLLSRIEALETSLHRFSSDRSHYSLRDVAARVIQLQFRAFLVRRSRALRELKDLALVKSAFTSLKSSISDETHFDIHNVSSKAMDLLVKLESIQGDDSMVRDGKRSISRDLVQFMDFIDGVALKRRELSIKARKNARFSRNSDPPKVNVSKNGLGRDQREVIRKLRERVEKIRGYTMVPQDDDEYVEFEGFQHVSDEDNEAENPIVVISGKKGPIRNGVLANRSGDQPRVKKSVSFAENDNLFKVFSNSNEASSNEEDSTSTNSSDGHGDDGENNGADVEELKGFSLGTEDDEEEEGDVVSVGSSQTSNEERNSKTESVTKGEVNYKIKGHNEEFVFSAPLPVQMDDKADLMKRRNEVKILR; the protein is encoded by the exons ATGGCGgctcaccaccaccaccaccctcCCCCTCCTCCTCAATGCTGCGGATGCTCTTCTGGCTATGGCTGTAGCTCTAATTGCGACTGTAACACCACTCACTTCAACCAACCCCACCATTGTTACCCTTCATCGTCATCTTCCATAGATTCGCATCCCCTTCTTCAAGTTATTGCTTCACATGTTCTACAGTCTACTACTGCTTCTGCTCAACAGCAACAACTCTACTCTCACTACCCAAAATCACGAACCCAGAACCGGAAAATCCATGACCAGTCTCGACACTCAAAGCAGCGATTGAGTCAACAAGAGCCAGAGCCAGAGGAGACCCATCTCTTGATCTCTTCTCTTCTTTCCCGTATTGAAGCCCTCGAAACCTCTCTTCACCGTTTCTCTTCTGATCGTTCTCATTACTCTCTTCGAGATGTGGCCGCTCGCGTGATCCAACTCCAGTTCAGAGCCTTTCTTGTTCGCAGATCACGAGCACTTAGGGAGCTCAAAGATCTTGCTCTCGTTAAGTCGGCCTTCACATCTCTCAAATCATCAATTTCTGACGAGACCCATTTTGATATTCACAATGTCTCTTCTAAAGCCATGGATTTGCTTGTTAAGCTCGAGTCTATTCAG GGTGATGATTCCATGGTTAGAGATGGGAAAAGGTCTATCAGTAGAGATTTGGTTCAGTTTATGGATTTCATTGATGGGGTTGCCTTGAAAAGGCGTGAGCTTTCTATTAAAGCCAGGAAGAATGCGAGGTTTAGTCGAAACAGTGACCCACCTAAGGTTAATGTGAGCAAAAATGGCTTGGGTAGAGATCAGAGGGAAGTGATTAGAAAATTAAGAGAGAGAGTTGAAAAGATTCGTGGGTATACAATGGTTCCTCAGGATGATGATGAGTATGTTGAGTTTGAAGGATTTCAACATGTCAGTGATGAAGATAATGAGGCTGAGAACCCTATAGTTGTTATTAGTGGAAAGAAGGGTCCAATTAGAAATGGGGTGTTGGCAAACAGATCAGGGGATCAGCCTAGAGTGAAAAAGAGTGTGagctttgcagagaatgataatTTGTTCAAAGTTTTTAGCAATTCAAACGAGGCTAGTTCAAATGAGGAAGATAGTACTTCTACTAATTCTAGTGATGGTCATGGAGATGATGGGGAGAACAATGGGGCTGATGTTGAAGAACTTAAGGGCTTTTCTCTGGGCACTGAGGATGATGAGGAGGAGGAAGGAGATGTTGTCAGTGTAGGATCTTCACAGACCAGTAATGAGGAAAGGAATTCTAAAACCGAAAGCGTTACAAAAGGTGAAGTTAACTATAAAATTAAAGGGCATAATGAAGAGTTTGTATTCTCTGCTCCTTTGCCAGTTCAGATGGATGACAAAGCTGATTTGATGAAGAGGAGAAATGAGGTGAAAATTTTGAGGTAA